The Kluyvera intermedia genome window below encodes:
- a CDS encoding CS1 type fimbrial major subunit has translation MKSVISKSLLALAMVSVMGSAMAVQKDITVTATVDAALDMTQVDNSALPKNVDMQYIPGTGLVPYQLQTKIWANDVTKDVMMQLTSDAVLVNSLGGDAVPMTVSWGGEALSTTAVTLAAKELFPNADTALKTGSVAKALQIAQTTQEPLTTGTYQGVVSIYLYQNAGTI, from the coding sequence ATGAAATCAGTTATCTCTAAATCCTTACTCGCTTTGGCAATGGTTTCTGTAATGGGTTCTGCAATGGCAGTACAGAAAGATATTACCGTTACTGCAACCGTTGATGCCGCGCTGGATATGACTCAGGTTGATAACTCTGCGCTGCCAAAAAACGTTGATATGCAGTATATCCCAGGCACCGGCCTGGTTCCTTACCAGCTGCAGACCAAAATCTGGGCAAATGACGTGACTAAAGATGTCATGATGCAGCTGACCAGCGATGCCGTTCTGGTTAACAGCCTGGGTGGTGACGCCGTTCCGATGACCGTTTCCTGGGGCGGCGAAGCACTGTCTACTACCGCGGTAACTCTGGCAGCAAAAGAACTGTTCCCGAATGCTGATACCGCACTGAAAACAGGTTCTGTAGCTAAAGCCCTGCAGATCGCACAGACCACGCAGGAACCTCTGACTACCGGTACCTATCAGGGTGTTGTCAGCATCTATCTGTACCAGAACGCCGGCACTATCTAA
- a CDS encoding CfaE/CblD family pilus tip adhesin, with amino-acid sequence MKLIQLALIGGLLFSGYAAANGVYPVMTNNIPVLQEYELPSGAPADDYIWDYGYIGAYGYSQRSFPFNCNYADLQQSCTHQSHSSTITIMLTERRSGMRFPLKLQGYLNMYYYDDQDPDSSFICGGNFPLNDNQYASCYNSTSSFTSNSRLLTVYIPQSEMNNLPVGGVWEGHLQLITGGNWSGHKYTADITLKGKATGKQDIYFPEFNSANPLVQLDLHPTGSVTSNSYVEDVTNLDMCLYDGFNSNSDSMDLSFKDEGKTAAARKDGYFSIYNTATGGTDEAERVDYRVEMFDPHSKGWRTVKNNDAFTLQAGENGQDQIRPVRLPSITYPVLCSPAPLRLIVDKFRVTDKAAGYYKGVLTVEFSPSLNSI; translated from the coding sequence ATGAAATTAATCCAACTCGCGCTCATCGGCGGGCTACTGTTCAGCGGCTATGCTGCTGCGAACGGGGTCTATCCGGTGATGACCAACAACATACCTGTACTGCAAGAGTATGAGCTTCCTTCCGGTGCTCCTGCCGATGATTATATATGGGACTACGGTTACATTGGCGCTTACGGTTACAGCCAAAGAAGTTTCCCATTTAACTGCAATTATGCCGATCTTCAGCAATCGTGTACCCACCAGAGCCATAGCTCTACGATCACAATAATGCTTACAGAACGGCGTAGCGGTATGCGATTCCCGCTGAAATTACAGGGATATCTAAATATGTACTATTATGATGATCAAGATCCAGATAGTTCATTTATATGCGGGGGCAATTTCCCCTTAAATGACAATCAGTATGCTAGCTGCTATAACAGTACTAGTAGCTTCACGTCTAACTCCAGACTGTTAACCGTTTATATCCCACAAAGCGAAATGAACAACCTACCTGTTGGCGGCGTGTGGGAAGGCCACCTACAGTTGATTACCGGTGGTAACTGGAGTGGGCATAAATATACTGCTGACATCACCCTCAAAGGCAAAGCCACTGGCAAACAGGATATTTACTTCCCGGAATTTAACAGCGCTAACCCACTGGTACAGCTCGACCTGCACCCGACCGGGTCGGTCACCAGCAACAGCTATGTTGAAGATGTCACCAATCTGGATATGTGCCTGTACGACGGCTTCAACTCCAACAGTGACAGTATGGATCTGTCATTTAAAGATGAAGGTAAAACAGCAGCGGCTCGCAAAGACGGTTATTTCTCCATCTATAACACCGCTACGGGCGGAACAGATGAAGCCGAACGCGTCGATTACCGCGTGGAAATGTTCGACCCTCACAGCAAAGGCTGGAGAACGGTTAAAAACAACGATGCCTTCACTCTACAAGCCGGAGAAAACGGTCAGGATCAAATCCGTCCGGTACGACTACCGTCGATTACCTATCCTGTACTTTGCTCCCCTGCACCGCTGCGGCTGATTGTGGATAAATTCCGCGTCACCGACAAAGCCGCCGGATACTATAAAGGCGTACTGACCGTGGAATTTAGCCCCAGCCTGAACAGCATCTAA
- a CDS encoding aspartate/glutamate racemase, with protein sequence MKTMGLLGGMSWESTIPYYRLINEGVKQRLGGLHSAQILLHSVDFHEIEACQSRGDWQQAGEILARAAVGLQQAGAEGIVLCTNTMHKVAEAIETACDVPFLHIADATGRAISQQNMSNVGLLGTRYTMEQDFYRGRLQDEFGISTLIPEQDVRLKINQIIFEELCLGEFSDASRDYYLSVIGELASQGAQGVIFGCTEIGLLVPAELSPLPVFDTAAIHAADAVEFMLS encoded by the coding sequence ATGAAAACGATGGGTCTGTTGGGTGGGATGAGCTGGGAATCGACTATTCCGTACTATCGCCTAATAAATGAGGGCGTAAAGCAGCGCCTTGGCGGGCTGCATTCGGCGCAGATTTTGCTCCATAGCGTCGATTTTCACGAGATTGAAGCCTGCCAGTCGCGCGGGGACTGGCAGCAGGCGGGAGAGATTCTGGCGCGTGCGGCGGTCGGGTTACAGCAGGCGGGTGCTGAAGGCATCGTGCTGTGTACTAACACCATGCACAAGGTCGCCGAGGCGATTGAAACGGCGTGTGACGTGCCGTTCCTGCACATTGCCGATGCGACGGGACGCGCCATCAGTCAGCAGAATATGAGCAACGTGGGGCTGCTGGGTACGCGCTATACCATGGAGCAGGATTTCTATCGTGGACGCCTACAGGATGAATTTGGTATTAGCACCTTGATTCCCGAACAAGACGTACGCCTGAAAATTAACCAGATAATTTTTGAAGAGCTATGCCTTGGCGAGTTCAGCGATGCGTCGCGTGATTATTATCTGAGTGTGATAGGTGAACTGGCGAGCCAGGGAGCGCAAGGGGTGATTTTTGGTTGTACCGAGATTGGTCTGCTGGTGCCAGCAGAATTAAGCCCACTACCGGTGTTTGATACGGCGGCGATTCATGCCGCGGATGCGGTGGAGTTTATGCTGTCTTGA
- a CDS encoding fimbria/pilus periplasmic chaperone, translating into MTLKLNLCAISLACLAPLCHANMSVYPMSVDMNDQGESSVRVISRSSDVQYIKTSILNITGIGTTQEKETEIKNGDPTAIVVMPPKFALPAGATKMVRLVAMEPVKEETTYRVKFEAVPQLDDPLEGTQNTKSQLTINLIWGVLVSVPPENPQLKINLLADGKIINTGNQRFKILKIGLCKKSQSDKDCAWQDVGNNIYPRASYVPKNILNYDRVVVQYWNWIDKSKHSQDFPIH; encoded by the coding sequence ATGACACTAAAGTTAAACCTGTGTGCTATTTCACTAGCATGTTTGGCTCCGCTCTGCCACGCAAATATGTCCGTCTATCCCATGTCAGTTGATATGAACGATCAAGGCGAAAGCAGCGTGCGTGTTATTTCTCGCTCCAGCGATGTGCAATATATTAAGACATCAATTCTTAATATTACCGGTATCGGCACAACCCAAGAAAAAGAAACTGAAATTAAAAATGGCGATCCTACCGCGATTGTCGTTATGCCTCCCAAATTCGCCCTCCCCGCTGGCGCCACTAAAATGGTACGACTGGTCGCAATGGAGCCGGTAAAGGAAGAGACAACTTACCGTGTGAAGTTCGAGGCAGTACCGCAGCTTGATGACCCGCTTGAAGGGACTCAAAATACCAAGTCGCAATTAACCATTAATCTTATCTGGGGTGTACTCGTCAGCGTCCCACCAGAAAACCCGCAGTTAAAAATCAACCTGCTTGCCGATGGCAAAATAATAAACACCGGCAATCAACGTTTTAAAATATTAAAAATTGGATTGTGTAAAAAATCACAATCAGACAAAGACTGTGCATGGCAGGATGTTGGTAATAATATTTACCCACGCGCTAGCTATGTACCTAAAAACATATTGAATTACGACCGGGTCGTTGTTCAGTATTGGAACTGGATTGACAAGTCAAAGCACTCACAGGACTTCCCAATTCATTAA
- a CDS encoding TcfC E-set like domain-containing protein gives MKKSILGLLIFSILNVAHARTDSIPPGFEAIVQGQQEYIDVYLAGRNLGKFYATVNLDTVRFEQPQKILTAMALGNDQDRIKTVVAKLSQPLERHGELACSTVNSSAGCGYLTTNDVALIYNDEQNAVNLFLNKEWYPDSTQTSLYLKASQDDDIVNAFIHQQDINVAIQDDFKSAYLQGTGALGITDNSYIGGYWSLNGNESDGETETDVDVSELYYRYDLMSRFYVQGGRMDSRSLFNLDGGNFNFTFLPLDAFDGVRAGSTLSYLNREQAGQGTPVNVLLSRSSRVDAYRDNQLLGSFYLNGGNQSLDTSSFPSGSYTLQLKIYESNQFARTEVVPFTKTGSITDGHAQWFIQAGKLADDSSSSTSYSDDGSTSAQAGVRLPVTAQSELMLGVASVDNNFSAEVNGHITPALGALGDMDLQTGFFYNDQGGRGNMQQLNWRVENLPSLNLYRKDTSGGQCSGDTDSEDYDLNCFESISAGLSQNILSWSLSLNWNRTRNHADYRTRWDNDEDFSDNYFSQASANSTSDTIQFSASRSFSLTSWILNTNLGVFTRNNNDSTGNDNGAYFMFTFSEMPRQDNNARSRSTTIGADYRTSKNSSDQTSWNLARTWYDDNVNHKEVGVSLGGINTDTLDSGVNGRIDGLYGNLSAYLTDSYDTQDRDHSTAFTGSYSSTLAVSRHGVQVGRAGNGDPSAAVLIAVKKMDDADADDLSVDATTNGSKASLTGDESVLFPYTGYEMGYVDVNDSARKNQTGTTNLITGSGKQSLMLLPGKLRYREVSATFNYNYIGRLLLPEALKKYPVIGVNSAMLLMADDGGFTLEMQSSSRELYVLAGQSFLKCPLKVLKKRASIRFAGDIQCSVVTYDQLPSPIQVQAQLKQSQRRQALETAQRESVQ, from the coding sequence ATGAAAAAATCAATTCTTGGGCTATTAATCTTTTCCATACTCAATGTCGCTCATGCACGTACAGACTCAATTCCACCAGGATTTGAAGCCATCGTGCAGGGCCAGCAGGAATATATTGACGTCTATCTTGCAGGACGCAATCTGGGTAAGTTTTACGCCACCGTTAACCTTGATACCGTTAGGTTCGAACAGCCCCAAAAGATTCTCACCGCAATGGCCCTGGGTAACGATCAGGATCGTATCAAAACCGTTGTAGCAAAACTCAGCCAGCCTCTTGAACGTCACGGTGAACTTGCCTGTTCGACGGTAAACAGCAGCGCTGGTTGCGGTTATCTCACCACTAACGACGTCGCACTGATTTACAATGACGAGCAGAACGCCGTCAATCTCTTCTTAAATAAAGAGTGGTACCCCGACAGCACCCAAACCTCCCTCTATCTGAAAGCGAGCCAAGATGATGATATCGTTAACGCGTTCATCCATCAGCAGGATATTAACGTCGCCATCCAGGACGATTTTAAATCGGCGTATCTGCAAGGTACGGGCGCTTTAGGCATCACCGATAACAGCTACATTGGCGGTTACTGGAGCCTGAATGGCAACGAGAGCGATGGTGAAACCGAGACTGACGTTGACGTCAGTGAACTGTACTATCGCTACGATCTCATGAGCCGCTTTTACGTTCAGGGCGGGCGAATGGACAGCCGCAGCCTGTTTAATCTTGATGGCGGTAACTTTAATTTCACCTTCCTGCCACTCGACGCCTTTGACGGGGTTCGCGCAGGATCGACCTTGAGCTATCTCAACCGCGAACAGGCGGGCCAGGGCACACCGGTCAACGTATTGCTTTCGCGCAGCTCACGCGTTGATGCCTATCGCGATAACCAACTGCTCGGTTCGTTTTACTTAAACGGCGGCAATCAGTCACTCGACACCAGCTCGTTCCCCTCTGGGAGCTACACCCTTCAGCTGAAAATTTATGAAAGCAATCAGTTTGCCCGTACTGAAGTGGTTCCTTTTACCAAAACGGGGAGCATAACGGACGGCCATGCCCAGTGGTTTATCCAGGCGGGTAAACTGGCGGATGACTCCAGTTCATCAACAAGCTATAGCGATGACGGTTCCACCTCTGCCCAGGCTGGCGTGCGACTTCCGGTAACGGCACAAAGCGAGCTGATGCTCGGCGTGGCCTCGGTAGACAATAACTTTTCTGCGGAAGTTAACGGTCATATCACCCCGGCACTGGGTGCTTTGGGTGATATGGATCTGCAAACCGGCTTTTTCTATAACGACCAGGGTGGCCGCGGTAACATGCAGCAGCTCAACTGGCGGGTGGAGAACTTGCCCTCACTGAACTTGTACCGAAAAGATACTAGCGGCGGTCAGTGTTCCGGCGATACTGATTCTGAAGATTACGATCTCAACTGTTTTGAAAGCATCAGCGCAGGTCTATCACAAAACATCTTAAGCTGGAGCCTTTCCTTAAACTGGAACCGCACCCGCAACCATGCGGACTATCGCACGCGCTGGGACAACGACGAAGACTTTAGTGATAACTATTTCAGCCAGGCAAGCGCTAATTCCACCTCAGATACTATCCAGTTTAGCGCCTCACGCTCTTTCAGCCTGACTAGCTGGATCCTGAACACCAACCTCGGCGTATTTACGCGTAACAACAACGACAGCACCGGCAACGATAACGGTGCCTACTTTATGTTTACCTTCAGCGAGATGCCGCGCCAGGATAATAACGCGCGCAGCCGTAGCACCACCATCGGTGCCGATTATCGCACTAGTAAAAACAGTAGCGACCAGACATCCTGGAATCTGGCACGGACCTGGTATGACGATAACGTCAACCATAAAGAAGTAGGTGTGAGCCTTGGCGGTATTAATACTGATACCCTCGACAGCGGCGTCAACGGTCGTATTGATGGTCTGTATGGCAACCTCAGCGCCTATCTCACCGACAGCTACGACACGCAGGACCGCGATCACAGTACCGCCTTTACCGGCAGCTACAGCTCCACGCTTGCCGTCAGCCGCCACGGGGTGCAGGTTGGCCGCGCGGGTAACGGTGACCCATCGGCAGCTGTGCTAATCGCGGTGAAAAAAATGGACGACGCCGATGCCGATGATTTGTCCGTGGATGCCACCACAAATGGCAGTAAGGCCAGCCTGACCGGCGATGAATCGGTCCTGTTCCCTTACACCGGTTATGAAATGGGTTACGTCGACGTCAACGACAGCGCACGTAAAAACCAGACCGGTACCACCAACCTGATTACCGGTTCAGGCAAACAAAGCCTGATGCTGCTACCGGGCAAACTGCGCTACCGCGAAGTGTCCGCCACCTTTAACTACAACTATATTGGCCGACTGCTGCTGCCGGAAGCGCTGAAAAAATATCCAGTCATTGGGGTAAACAGTGCGATGTTGCTGATGGCAGATGACGGTGGGTTCACGCTGGAAATGCAGAGCTCTTCACGCGAGCTGTACGTATTGGCTGGTCAGTCATTCCTGAAATGCCCGCTGAAAGTACTGAAGAAACGCGCCAGCATTCGCTTTGCCGGAGATATTCAATGCTCAGTGGTGACCTACGATCAGTTGCCTTCGCCCATTCAGGTACAGGCACAGCTTAAGCAATCACAGCGCAGACAAGCGCTAGAAACCGCACAAAGGGAGAGTGTGCAATGA
- a CDS encoding cupin domain-containing protein, with protein MFIFHKETTLEDLGNGVTRRILAHDGKMMAVEVNFEKGAIGPMHNHPHEQLTYVLSGEFEFTIGDEKHVVGAGDTLYKQPNIMHGCVCLKAGTLLDTFTPMRQDFLNQ; from the coding sequence ATGTTTATTTTTCATAAAGAAACCACCCTCGAAGATCTGGGCAATGGCGTGACTCGTCGTATTCTCGCCCATGATGGCAAAATGATGGCAGTTGAAGTGAACTTCGAAAAAGGGGCAATTGGCCCGATGCACAACCACCCGCACGAGCAGTTGACCTACGTACTGTCCGGGGAGTTTGAATTCACCATTGGTGATGAGAAGCACGTGGTGGGCGCGGGAGACACGCTGTATAAGCAGCCGAATATTATGCACGGCTGCGTTTGCCTGAAAGCGGGAACGCTGCTGGACACCTTTACCCCGATGCGCCAGGATTTTTTAAATCAGTAA